A single genomic interval of Saccharomyces eubayanus strain FM1318 chromosome IV, whole genome shotgun sequence harbors:
- the DPB3 gene encoding DNA polymerase epsilon noncatalytic subunit: MSDLVREKAPAFPISKVKKIAKCDPEYVITSNAAVSATAFAAELFVQNLVEESLVLAQLNSRGKSSLRLSLASIEECVEKRENFRFLEDVIKQLKKNSIHDKKGQLGRQPDLDDQQVAKEELQPDQDDDEGAEIEEDEEDEEEQEPEEDDSVQEEELMDDHEGNKDDKPTRSVAGLLSRFQYQSAPDTGEHSGSSDVETYDGKSIDD; the protein is encoded by the coding sequence ATGTCCGATCTAGTTAGAGAAAAGGCGCCTGCCTTCCCCATATCCAAAGTCAAGAAGATTGCCAAATGCGATCCGGAGTATGTTATTACATCTAATGCAGCAGTATCGGCGACCGCGTTTGCTGCAGAGTTATTTGTACAGAACCTGGTGGAGGAATCACTGGTATTAGCGCAGCTGAACTCGAGGGGCAAATCAAGTCTACGACTAAGTTTGGCTTCTATTGAAGAATGTGtggaaaagagagaaaatttTAGATTCTTAGAAGACGTTATCAAacaattaaagaaaaatagcaTACATGACAAGAAGGGGCAACTGGGAAGGCAACCTGACTTGGATGACCAACAAGTTGCCAAAGAAGAGCTACAACCGGAccaagatgatgatgaggGCGCAGAAatcgaagaagacgaagaagacgaagaagaacaagagcCCGAAGAAGACGATTCTGTACAGGAGGAAGAACTCATGGATGATCATGAAGGCAACAAAGACGACAAGCCTACGCGTAGTGTGGCCGGTCTGCTGTCCAGGTTCCAGTACCAATCCGCACCGGATACTGGCGAGCATTCGGGTTCCTCTGATGTGGAAACATACGATGGGAAGAGCATAGACGATTAG
- the PAF1 gene encoding Paf1p, whose translation MSKKQEYIAPIKYQNSLPVPQLPPKLLAYPEAPETNPDSSQLINSLYVKTNISNLIQQDEDLGMPVDLMKFPGLLNKLDSKLLYGFDNVKLDKDDRILLRDPRIDRLTKTDMSKVTFLRRTEYVSNTIAAQDSTSLKRKRRLDNEGSDDENLDVNHIVSRVEGTFNNTDTWKHPVKKGVKMVKKWDLLPDTASMDQNYFIMKFMGSASLDTKEKKALNTGIFRPLELEEDEWISMYATDHKDSAILETELEKGMDEMDDDSHEGKIYKFKRIRDYDMKQVAEKPMTELAIRLNDKDGVAYYKPLRSKIELRRRRVNDIIKPLVKEHDIDQLNITLRNPSTKEANVRXKLRMKFDPINFATVDEEGDEEEEQQEEDTKGESAEDLKEEPKEETEGKQNEESKQSEEPVVDEPETLNNAGTKQTPEIQDEGIPQEE comes from the coding sequence ATGTccaaaaaacaagaatacATTGCGCCaataaaatatcaaaatagtTTGCCCGTACCACAGTTACCTCCCAAACTTCTCGCCTATCCAGAAGCTCCGGAAACAAACCCAGATTCGTCCCAGTTGATCAATTCGCTATATGTCAAGACGAACATCTCTAATCTCATTCaacaagatgaagatttaGGTATGCCTGTtgatttgatgaaatttccGGGCCTATTGAACAAATTAGATTCTAAATTGCTTTATGGATTCGATAATGTTAAATTGGACAAAGACGATCGAATTTTACTAAGGGACCCTAGAATAGACAGACTAACTAAGACCGACATGTCCAAGGTCACTTTCTTAAGACGTACTGAATATGTCTCCAACACAATTGCTGCCCAAGATTCCAcgtctttgaaaaggaagaggcGTTTGGACAATGAAGGCTCGGATGATGAAAATCTTGACGTCAATCATATAGTTAGTAGAGTAGAGGGAACCTTTAACAACACAGATACATGGAAACATCCAGTAAAGAAAGGCGTTAAGATGGTTAAGAAATGGGACTTATTGCCTGATACGGCGTCAATGGACCAAAACTATTTCATCATGAAATTCATGGGTAGCGCTTCATTAGAtactaaagaaaagaaagctttGAATACAGGCATATTTAGGCCTTTGGAATTGGAGGAAGATGAATGGATTTCCATGTATGCCACTGATCATAAAGATTCCGCTATTCTAGAAACTGAACTGGAAAAGGGTATGGATGAAATGGACGATGACTCTCATGAAGGCAAGATctacaaattcaaaagaataaggGACTATGATATGAAACAAGTGGCCGAAAAGCCAATGACTGAGCTAGCCATACGTCTGAACGACAAAGATGGCGTAGCTTATTACAAACCTTTACGTTCAAAGATTGAATTAAGGCGTAGAAGAGTTAATGACATTATTAAGCCATTAGTAAAGGAGCACGATATAGACCAATTGAATATCACTCTAAGAAACCCTAGCACTAAAGAAGCTAATGTAAGGKACAAGCTAAGAATGAAATTTGATCCTATAAATTTCGCTACCGTGGACGAAGAAGGCgatgaagaggaggaaCAACAGGAAGAAGATACTAAGGGTGAATCAGCTGAAGACCTCAAAGAGGAGcccaaagaagaaacggAGGGTAAGCAAAACGAAGAAAGCAAACAAAGCGAAGAGCCAGTGGTTGATGAACCTGAAACTCTAAATAATGCCGGTACAAAACAAACGCCAGAAATACAAGACGAAGGCATTCCACAAGAAGAGTAA